A genome region from Pseudanabaena sp. Chao 1811 includes the following:
- a CDS encoding site-2 protease family protein → MRSTPFIPIAVFILTIALLGWGYVRSRQFGKLGLLSWLQFVALMSPWLIYFGLFVSGVFINFTTLLFLLLGSTIAYVAISNQLRKIVTAERSEIEKKLKRDLEASSDHANLQPDNSSGTPTQNQSVNTPIAVAMSQGKTQLKLFKAVPAEDMKLMQGIFGIETYYLTETIPYQEGAIFKGNLRGEPDVVHERLSTSLRDRLGDKYNLFLVEGQDRKPVVIVLPNRDLSIDNNTIPQRVLIAVLIVANGYTALSLGAQVAGIPSIQTAQDYLAGLPFALGIAAILGLRELAMRLMARKYKVKMSLPFLLPSSQLGSFGAFSRIFSPLPNRVALFDIAIAPAVASGLLSLIVLIVGLYLSAIGMGSIDIPSQIFQASVLAGTLAKLLLGDALHNNLVSIHPLVILGWLGSAITALNLMPAGQLDGGRIVQSVYGRRVASWTTVLTLIFLVIATVINPLALYWGGIILILLRDLERPMLNELSELDGDREALGVVALFWMVVTLLPLTSGVAERLGIGGGSGLIP, encoded by the coding sequence ATGAGATCAACTCCGTTTATTCCTATTGCCGTATTTATACTTACCATTGCCTTGCTTGGTTGGGGATATGTTCGTTCCCGTCAGTTTGGCAAGCTAGGGCTACTTTCTTGGTTGCAGTTCGTAGCGCTGATGTCGCCTTGGTTAATTTATTTTGGTCTATTTGTCTCTGGTGTTTTTATTAATTTCACAACCCTATTATTTTTATTGCTTGGTTCTACGATCGCCTATGTAGCGATTAGCAATCAATTGCGTAAGATTGTGACCGCAGAAAGATCAGAGATCGAGAAGAAACTCAAACGGGATCTCGAAGCCAGTAGCGATCACGCCAATTTGCAGCCAGATAATTCATCTGGTACGCCCACCCAAAATCAATCTGTAAATACCCCCATTGCTGTAGCTATGTCTCAGGGCAAGACACAGCTAAAACTGTTTAAGGCAGTGCCTGCGGAAGATATGAAACTGATGCAGGGCATTTTTGGGATTGAAACCTACTACCTCACCGAGACAATCCCCTATCAAGAGGGTGCGATTTTTAAAGGTAATTTGCGTGGTGAGCCAGATGTGGTACATGAACGGCTATCAACATCTTTGCGTGATCGCCTTGGCGATAAATACAATTTATTTTTGGTAGAGGGTCAAGACCGTAAGCCTGTGGTAATTGTGCTGCCCAATCGGGATCTATCTATTGATAACAACACGATTCCGCAAAGAGTCTTGATTGCGGTGTTGATTGTGGCTAATGGCTATACGGCTTTGAGTTTAGGAGCGCAGGTAGCAGGTATTCCCTCTATTCAAACGGCTCAAGACTATTTAGCGGGATTACCCTTTGCTCTTGGCATTGCCGCAATTTTGGGCTTGCGAGAATTGGCAATGCGTCTAATGGCACGCAAATATAAAGTCAAAATGAGTTTGCCATTTCTCCTACCTTCCTCACAACTAGGTTCCTTTGGCGCATTCAGTCGCATTTTTTCGCCCTTACCTAATCGTGTCGCCCTCTTTGACATTGCGATCGCGCCAGCAGTTGCTAGTGGCTTGTTGTCTTTGATCGTATTGATTGTGGGCTTATATCTATCTGCGATCGGTATGGGCAGTATTGATATTCCTAGCCAAATTTTCCAAGCTTCAGTATTAGCAGGAACCTTAGCCAAGTTATTGCTTGGTGATGCTCTGCATAACAATTTGGTTTCGATCCACCCCCTTGTAATTTTGGGATGGCTCGGCTCAGCAATTACTGCCCTAAATTTAATGCCTGCGGGACAGTTAGATGGCGGGCGCATTGTCCAGTCTGTGTATGGGCGGCGGGTTGCGAGTTGGACGACCGTATTAACACTGATTTTCTTAGTAATTGCAACGGTGATCAATCCATTAGCTCTCTATTGGGGTGGGATTATCCTGATCCTTTTACGCGATCTCGAACGTCCAATGCTGAATGAACTGTCAGAACTAGATGGCGATCGCGAGGCTTTGGGTGTTGTTGCCCTATTTTGGATGGTAGTTACTTTATTACCGCTTACCTCTGGCGTGGCGGAACGTTTAGGTATAGGTGGTGGTAGCGGACTAATTCCTTAA
- a CDS encoding SPFH domain-containing protein, with protein sequence MEATIFSIVFALLSGTYIYRSFQIIEEGQIALVERFGKYQKTMEPGINIVLPFLDRVALIQSSREQVLEMSPQPCTTSDSVSVSVSGVMYWQVTDLKQAKYNIENVDKSLSVSLATQIQTQIGRCDLDNIIGGQERINEEILQGISSDTKDWGIRVLRVRLGEITIPTSVLLSMEKQKAAEIEKKAMISLSEGEKTSEIKKAEAVALSNKVLAESERQVRLEQTEAMALSIERIAEAIANHPHGQDAVQYLLAQKYLEMGQAIGQSPSSKVLFMDPQSLPGAIQSLLAMTDNKITEVIAKKPFGESSNIPPALRNLPEVKPFRTPTSKEKAEPTNPPNQPEVLKDNDNDLDLDNL encoded by the coding sequence ATGGAAGCAACAATTTTCAGCATTGTTTTTGCTCTTTTAAGTGGCACTTATATTTATCGCTCCTTTCAGATTATTGAAGAAGGACAAATTGCGCTAGTTGAGAGATTTGGTAAGTATCAAAAAACGATGGAACCGGGGATTAATATCGTTTTACCATTTCTTGATCGTGTTGCTTTAATTCAAAGCTCCCGCGAACAGGTTTTAGAAATGTCTCCCCAACCCTGTACAACGTCTGATAGTGTCAGCGTCAGTGTAAGTGGGGTGATGTATTGGCAAGTTACGGATCTCAAACAGGCAAAATATAATATTGAGAATGTTGATAAATCCTTGAGTGTGTCCCTAGCCACTCAGATTCAAACGCAGATTGGGCGCTGTGATCTCGATAATATTATTGGTGGACAAGAACGTATTAACGAAGAAATTTTGCAGGGCATCTCTAGTGATACTAAAGACTGGGGAATTAGGGTATTGCGTGTGAGATTAGGCGAAATCACAATTCCCACATCGGTGCTGCTGTCGATGGAAAAACAAAAAGCAGCAGAAATTGAGAAAAAAGCCATGATTTCTCTGTCTGAGGGGGAAAAAACTTCAGAAATCAAAAAGGCGGAAGCCGTTGCCCTGTCTAATAAGGTGCTTGCCGAATCAGAGCGCCAAGTACGTTTAGAACAGACTGAGGCAATGGCTTTATCTATTGAACGCATTGCTGAAGCGATCGCCAATCATCCCCACGGACAGGATGCAGTGCAGTATTTATTAGCGCAAAAATATTTAGAAATGGGACAGGCGATCGGGCAGAGTCCTAGTAGCAAAGTGTTGTTTATGGATCCGCAGTCGCTCCCAGGGGCAATTCAATCTTTGTTAGCGATGACTGATAACAAAATTACTGAAGTGATCGCTAAGAAACCCTTTGGTGAAAGTAGTAATATTCCCCCAGCGTTACGCAACTTGCCTGAAGTAAAACCTTTCCGAACGCCAACAAGTAAAGAGAAGGCAGAGCCAACAAATCCACCAAATCAGCCCGAAGTGCTTAAAGATAATGATAATGATTTAGATTTGGATAATTTGTAA
- a CDS encoding ferredoxin-thioredoxin reductase variable chain: MKIGDRIRVKTPLSVFHHPEHKGKAFDISGLEGEIVRIHTEWHGRPISPNYPYEIRFAPRFVTHLGDHEIELAN, translated from the coding sequence ATGAAGATTGGCGATCGCATTCGTGTCAAGACACCATTAAGTGTCTTCCACCATCCTGAACATAAGGGTAAAGCCTTTGATATTTCAGGATTAGAAGGAGAAATTGTGCGTATACATACAGAGTGGCATGGTCGCCCGATCAGCCCCAATTATCCCTACGAGATTAGGTTTGCACCTAGATTTGTGACTCATTTAGGTGATCATGAAATAGAATTAGCCAACTAA
- the rsfS gene encoding ribosome silencing factor, whose protein sequence is MTIATDIPTSPDLNLSQREQEPSYQIAQAAVLAADDRKGENIVLLAIGEVSSLAEYFVIASGFSKAQVRAIAGATEEAIKEKFGRKPRNIAGEQDGSWILLDYGDVIVHAMMAQEREYYDLEAFWGHAPKLEVVLPVAE, encoded by the coding sequence ATGACCATCGCAACCGATATCCCTACATCCCCAGATCTAAATCTTAGTCAAAGAGAGCAAGAACCAAGCTATCAAATAGCACAGGCAGCCGTACTCGCTGCTGACGATCGCAAGGGAGAGAATATCGTTTTGCTGGCGATCGGTGAAGTTTCCAGTCTGGCGGAGTATTTTGTAATTGCATCGGGATTTTCTAAGGCGCAGGTAAGGGCGATCGCTGGTGCTACCGAAGAGGCGATCAAAGAAAAATTTGGACGTAAACCTAGAAATATTGCTGGTGAGCAAGATGGCTCATGGATTTTGCTGGACTACGGCGATGTGATTGTCCATGCAATGATGGCTCAAGAACGTGAATATTATGACCTAGAGGCATTCTGGGGACATGCACCAAAACTAGAAGTTGTTTTACCTGTGGCTGAATAG